A genomic stretch from Natronomonas gomsonensis includes:
- a CDS encoding universal stress protein, with amino-acid sequence MYERILVGTDGSESANCAIVHALKQAERHDATLHGIFVVDTTRYDEPALSSDELVTDEIEDVGREALEALEQQARDLDIEFVRRSCHGRPHEEIISYADDIDADMIVLGYQGQSHTQTDTIGSVTERVVRSGVRPTFIA; translated from the coding sequence ATGTACGAGAGAATCCTCGTCGGAACCGACGGAAGTGAATCAGCGAACTGCGCGATAGTCCACGCACTCAAGCAGGCGGAGCGACACGACGCCACGCTCCACGGTATCTTCGTCGTTGACACGACTCGCTACGACGAGCCGGCGCTGAGCAGCGACGAGTTGGTGACCGACGAAATCGAGGACGTGGGCCGGGAGGCCCTCGAAGCGCTCGAACAGCAGGCCCGTGACCTCGACATCGAGTTCGTCCGGCGGTCCTGTCACGGGAGGCCACACGAGGAAATCATCAGCTACGCCGACGACATCGACGCCGACATGATAGTGCTCGGCTACCAAGGGCAATCACACACCCAAACGGACACCATCGGAAGCGTGACCGAGCGCGTGGTTCGAAGCGGCGTTCGGCCCACGTTCATCGCCTGA
- a CDS encoding HalOD1 output domain-containing protein, with amino-acid sequence MISLEDRLPSEAVVNAVSDIEDSDVTDLPPLYGAIDTDALDALFTGDAATSVTFEYSGYTVTVEDNEVVFVQQ; translated from the coding sequence GTGATTTCACTCGAAGACCGACTCCCCAGTGAAGCGGTCGTAAACGCAGTTTCCGACATCGAGGATTCGGATGTGACGGACCTACCGCCGTTGTACGGCGCTATCGACACCGACGCATTGGACGCCCTCTTCACCGGAGACGCCGCCACAAGCGTCACGTTCGAGTACAGCGGATACACGGTCACCGTCGAGGATAACGAAGTCGTCTTCGTCCAACAGTAA